The DNA region TACAGGTGTTTGCCCTGCTCATGTTGTCTTTTTTGAACCGGGACTGGCCCCAGTGGTTGGCGGTGTTGTATGTGATGACCTCGCAAGCCTTTTCGGGGATTGCCAAAGACCTGACCAAAATGAGTTCCAAGAGTGCCATCCGACTTGTGGTGCCACAGGAGGCGCAATCCTCCTTATTTAAGTGGGTGGCCGTGCTGACGGGATCCAAGAATGCGTTAAAGGGGGTCGGGTTCTTCCTGGGAGCGGCTTTACTCGCTGCCTTTGGATTTGTCACGTCCCTGTGGATTATGGCAATTGGATTGATCTTGATCCTGTTCACCGGGGTGATGCTGCCTAAAGGGATGGGCAAGATTAAGGCCAAGGTGAAGTTTACCCAACTCTTCTCCAAGAGCCGTGAGATCAATATTCTGTCAGCCGCTCGCTTCTTTCTATTTGGGTCGAGAGACGTGTGGTTTGTGGTAGGATTACCCGTCTTTTTGCGAAGTGTGTTGGGCTGGTCGTTCTATCAGGCGGGGGGATTTTTAGCCTGTTGGGTGATTGGTTATGGCATCATTCAGTTTTTAGCCCCCACCTTGCTCAGACGTTTCGGTAGTGGGGAACCGCCCAAGTCGAAAACGATTCAGTTTTGGACTGGCATTCTCACGGCAGTGCCTGCCAGTATTGCGATCGCAATGCAACTTCAGGCTCCACCAGATGTGACGATCGTGGTGGGATTGATGATCTTTGGCGTTGTGTTTGCCTTTAACTCAGCGGTGCATTCCTATCTTGTGCTGGCGTTCACGGATGATGACAAAGTGGCACTCAACGTCGGTTTCTATTACATGGCGAATTCCGGTGGACGATTGATTGGCACGGTGTTGTCGGGGGTGATTTATCAACTGTATGGTCTGGTCGGTTGCCTGTGGGCTTCCTCACTGTTCGTATTGGCCGCATGGGTGATCTCGCTCAAACTGCCCGATCCCCAACCCCGTAAGGCGATCGTCTGGCAAGCAGGCGACGGAGATTAACCGGGGTTTCCCTGCTCATTTTTCCCTTCCCCTTGGCCTAACTATGACTCTGAAAGGTTCTATGCGCAATTCTCGTGCGGTACAAGCAGGCGGGTCGCTCAGTTTCTTTGAACGGTATCTCACCCTCTGGGTATTTCTTTGTATTGGAGCAGGAATTCTACTGGGACGACTATTTCCAGGGGTGGCCGTTGCTCTCGATGCCATGAGTCTCTATCAGGTCTCCATTCCGATCGCGATCTGCCTGTTCTTCATGATGTACCCCATCATGGTGAAAATTGATTTTACCCAAGCCGCCCAAGCCATCCGTGCACCGAAACCTGTCCTTCTGACGCTCGTCGTAAACTGGCTGGTCAAGCCCTTTACGATGGTTGTCTTTGCCCAGTTCTTTCTGGGTTGGCTTTTCCGTCCGCTGATTCCAGGTACGGAACTGATTCGAGGGGTGGAAGTGCCGCTGGCAAACTCCTATATTGCGGGGGCAATTTTACTGGGCATTGCTCCCTGTACAGCGATGGTGCTGATGTGGGGATACCTCTGTTACGGGAATCAAGGACATACGCTGGTGATGGTGGCCGTGAACTCGCTGGCGATGCTGTTTCTCTATGCTCCTCTGGGACGCTGGTTACTGGCCGCCAATGATTTAATGGTGCCCTGGCAGACGATCGTTCTCTCAGTCTTGATTTATGTAGGACTCCCTCTAGTTGCGGGAATGTATTCTCGCTATTGGATCTTCAAACACAAAGGACGAGCGTGGTTTGAACAACGGTTTCTCAAATATTTAAGTCCGATCGCGATTATGGCCTTGTTGATCACGCTGATTCTGCTGTTTGCCTTTAAGGGTGAGTTGATTATTAACAATCCTCTGCACATTCTGCTGATTGCAGTCCCCCTGTTTATCCAAACCAACTTCATTTTCTTAATTGCCTACGTGGCTGCTCAAAGGCTAAAGCTGGCTTACGAGGATGCCGCCCCCGCCGCCTTGATTGGAGCCAGTAATCACTTTGAAGTGGCGATCGCAACAGCCGTTATGTTGTTTGGGTTAAACTCGGGCGCAGCGTTGGCAACGGTGGTGGGAGTGCTGATTGAAGTACCCGTGATGTTGATGTTGGTTGAGTTTTGCAAACGCACCGCGATGTGGTTTCCACGGGAGCCGGAGAAGGCAACACTGCGTGATCCTCGCTGCGTCAGTCCTTATCGGACATGGCAATGAACTGCTAACGTATGCATGAAGCGAGTGATATTTAATGGAAAAACAGACCATTCAACCGATTGTAGAAAATTTATGGTGGGTGATTCCGGGTCAACTAGCAGGGGTACGGATGCCGACTGCAGAAGAGTTAAGTGAATTACAACAGGCAGGTGTGGGAGCGATCGTTTCTGTCTTTCATGATGACTCTAATTTAGGTCTGTACGAACAAGCGGGACTTCCTTTTATTTGGCTTCCCATTGCAGTTGATTTTTATCCTACTGAAGCTCAGCTGCAAGAATTCCTCGACTTCGTTGATCAGCAGAATGAGTTAGGTCACGGTGTTGCAGTTCATTGCAGTACGGGCAGACACCGAACCGGCACTATTCTGGCGGCTTATCTAATCCGTACTGGTTCGTCTTGCGAATGTGCGATGCAAACAATCCTGGCCGCAAATCCTAATATTAACCTGCCTGAATCTCAATCCAATTTTCTTCAATCGTTAGCGAAAGGAGAAGACCTGACATGACTCGACTTCTGATTATTGGCGGTAGTGACGCAGGAATTAGTGCTGCATTACGAGCAAGAGAGTTAAATTTGACGGTTGAACCAACGATCGTCATGGCTGATCACTTTCCCAATTTCAGCATTTGCGGGTTGCCATTCTTTATCAGTGGAGAAGTGCAAGACTGGCGTAATCTGGCGCATCGTAGTGCAGAAGAGATCAGCCAGCAAGGCATTCAGGTGTGGATGAATCACTGGGCAGAGGCGATAGATCCAATACAGAAAACTGTCACCGTCAAAGACCCTAATGGGCAACAGCACATCCTCCACTACGACAAGCTGATTTTAGGAACTGGTGGCACGTCGGTTTTGCCTCCCTTGCCAGGATTAAATTTGCCTGGAGTGTACCCCCTGCGTTGGATGACGGATAGTTTTGCGGTTCAGAAGCATGTGACTGAACGATCGCCGCAACATGCGCTCATTATCGGAGCAGGCTACATCGGCTTGGAGATGGCAGATGCCTTGAGCTTACGAGGACTGGAGGTGACGCTAATCCAGCGATCGCAGTCAATCCTGAAAACAGTCGATGCAAGCATCAGTCAACTTGTGCAAGACGAGTTGCAACGGCGGGGTGTTGAAGTGATGACTGGTGTGAGCGTGAGTCAGATTGAACTAAAGGGTGATCGCTTGCTTGTTTCTGATGCAAAAGGATTTCAACGAGTTACCGATTTAGTGATCGTTGCGGTTGGGGTTAATCCCTCAACCCAACTGGCTCAAACGGCTGGAGTTCAAACAGGTGTTCGTGGCGCAATTCAAGTCAATCGCCGCATGGAAACCAATATCCCAGACATTTATGCAGCAGGTGACTGTGTGGAAACCTATCACCGCATTCTACAGCACAATACTTATTTACCGTTAGGAACGACAGCGCATAAACAAGGACGTATTGCCGGAGAAAATGCAGTGGGCGGCGATCGCGAATTTGAGGGGTCACTGGGAACGCAAGTTGTTAAAGTGTTTGATGTGGCAGCCGCACGAACGGGTCTGCACGATGTAGATGCGATGGCTGCTGGATTTAACCCCTTAACGGTAGAAACAGAAGCGTGGGATCACAAAGTCTATTATCCAGGAGCACACAAGCTACGAATTCGAGTGACGGGAGATCGTACATCAGGTCGTCTCCTCGGTGCTCAAATCGCCGGCCACTATCATGGTGAAGTTGCCAAGCGCATCGATGTTTTTGCTACGGCTCTCTTTCACGGTATGACAGTTGATGCTATGAGCGACCTTGACCTCAGCTACACCCCGCCGCTCGGTAGTCCTTGGGATGCGATACAAATTGCGGCTCAAGGGTGGTCAAGGCAATTTTCAGAGTTTTCTAAGGTAAGTCATTCTATATCTTGATCTTGCTGGTTGAATAAGCCATAGCCTGCATCTGTCTGTTGCGAGCATGGAATCAATCTAATCCACTCGTAGAAGCATAACATTTGTGGAGTGATGGCTAGACGACGAGAGACTTCCCCCACCTAGAACATGGATAACGCTTCATTCTCCTGAACCACAGGGCCGCTGATGCGATAATCTTCTGGGTCTTCGCCAA from Leptodesmis sichuanensis A121 includes:
- a CDS encoding protein-tyrosine phosphatase family protein, which gives rise to MEKQTIQPIVENLWWVIPGQLAGVRMPTAEELSELQQAGVGAIVSVFHDDSNLGLYEQAGLPFIWLPIAVDFYPTEAQLQEFLDFVDQQNELGHGVAVHCSTGRHRTGTILAAYLIRTGSSCECAMQTILAANPNINLPESQSNFLQSLAKGEDLT
- a CDS encoding FAD-dependent oxidoreductase, with amino-acid sequence MTRLLIIGGSDAGISAALRARELNLTVEPTIVMADHFPNFSICGLPFFISGEVQDWRNLAHRSAEEISQQGIQVWMNHWAEAIDPIQKTVTVKDPNGQQHILHYDKLILGTGGTSVLPPLPGLNLPGVYPLRWMTDSFAVQKHVTERSPQHALIIGAGYIGLEMADALSLRGLEVTLIQRSQSILKTVDASISQLVQDELQRRGVEVMTGVSVSQIELKGDRLLVSDAKGFQRVTDLVIVAVGVNPSTQLAQTAGVQTGVRGAIQVNRRMETNIPDIYAAGDCVETYHRILQHNTYLPLGTTAHKQGRIAGENAVGGDREFEGSLGTQVVKVFDVAAARTGLHDVDAMAAGFNPLTVETEAWDHKVYYPGAHKLRIRVTGDRTSGRLLGAQIAGHYHGEVAKRIDVFATALFHGMTVDAMSDLDLSYTPPLGSPWDAIQIAAQGWSRQFSEFSKVSHSIS
- the arsB gene encoding ACR3 family arsenite efflux transporter: MRNSRAVQAGGSLSFFERYLTLWVFLCIGAGILLGRLFPGVAVALDAMSLYQVSIPIAICLFFMMYPIMVKIDFTQAAQAIRAPKPVLLTLVVNWLVKPFTMVVFAQFFLGWLFRPLIPGTELIRGVEVPLANSYIAGAILLGIAPCTAMVLMWGYLCYGNQGHTLVMVAVNSLAMLFLYAPLGRWLLAANDLMVPWQTIVLSVLIYVGLPLVAGMYSRYWIFKHKGRAWFEQRFLKYLSPIAIMALLITLILLFAFKGELIINNPLHILLIAVPLFIQTNFIFLIAYVAAQRLKLAYEDAAPAALIGASNHFEVAIATAVMLFGLNSGAALATVVGVLIEVPVMLMLVEFCKRTAMWFPREPEKATLRDPRCVSPYRTWQ
- a CDS encoding MerR family DNA-binding transcriptional regulator, coding for MGEVSRRLAITPQMLCFYEWIRLIPCSQQTDAGYGLFNQQDQDIE
- the arsJ gene encoding organoarsenical effux MFS transporter ArsJ, with the translated sequence MPATTAANANLKNYALVTLAYWGFTLTDGALRMLVLLYFNEIGYTPIEIAFLFLFYEIFGIITNFLGGWIGSQLGLKVTLYSGIGLQVFALLMLSFLNRDWPQWLAVLYVMTSQAFSGIAKDLTKMSSKSAIRLVVPQEAQSSLFKWVAVLTGSKNALKGVGFFLGAALLAAFGFVTSLWIMAIGLILILFTGVMLPKGMGKIKAKVKFTQLFSKSREINILSAARFFLFGSRDVWFVVGLPVFLRSVLGWSFYQAGGFLACWVIGYGIIQFLAPTLLRRFGSGEPPKSKTIQFWTGILTAVPASIAIAMQLQAPPDVTIVVGLMIFGVVFAFNSAVHSYLVLAFTDDDKVALNVGFYYMANSGGRLIGTVLSGVIYQLYGLVGCLWASSLFVLAAWVISLKLPDPQPRKAIVWQAGDGD